The genomic stretch AAGCCTTTAGAACTGGCTCCTCCTCATTTACCTGCAGATGATCAAAAACGAATTGCAGGAATCATAACAGCAGGTAGGAATAAATTTCACTATGGTTAAACTTCGATACACACCATACAAACAACATTAAGGTCATTATGGATAACTTTCAGTCGCCAGTCATATTTTATCTCTGCTTTTGGACCGTGTATGGAGAAACATTTATCCTTAAGTAAACAGAGGATCAAACTATAAACTGCTATTGCCATTTGTAACTTGCAATAGATAAATGAAGATAAAGATCCATGGGagacaataaataaaaatactaatattatataaaatacgAAAGAGTTGTTCCATGAATGCTAGTAAAGCCTCAACAAGAATACAAACAACTAATTCAATCTCTTTAGAAAATATTTCTAGTAAAGCAAAATCTACAAGGAAAGACGAAGACAGATAATATATAGTCTGCAAGATGTCAGAAACAGCCCAACTATTTAGAAGATCCAGACTCATCATTCTTGCAAACTTGAGAAGACATGACATGAGGAATTTTCAAAATAGATGTCCAACTAATCTAATGCATCACAATCAGTACAAACAATTGGTTCTAAAATGACTAAACCAAGCACTCTTAAGTTCTAAACAACTTTCTGAAAAAGAATCTATGAAGTGCAACGAAGGTTTTGACCTCATGGAATAATAGCAGAATGAAAACACCAAGCTTAACAGACAAGGAGACTCCCAAATAAATGACACCACAGGTGCTCCTACTTTGTTAAATGAGCAGACAAGCATGAAAAAGAAGGAATGTCAGTGATAAAGACAAGGCTTGATCAGAAGGGTGGTCAGGACACGATAAATATAGTGCAAACGAGAATGCAGAAAATGTAAAGATGGAAATGATAAGGTAATTAATTGCCCACAAGCAATCATAGAAAGAATTCCAATTTACAGCAAAACCAGAGAAACTGATATCCTAGTCGTGCTCCACAAACTTATGAGAAACCCCTATATGACACAGAGGATTCTCCTTGACTCAAGTATAATACAAATAATgctagaatttattaatacaacCTACTTACCACACCTTTTAGGTCGATGTAAACTTCAGAGATATCTAATTCTTGGGACTGCCTCATTGTACCAGACTACAACAATATTTTTTTGTTCTAAAAAATTGGGATTAGCTTAGATTTAAAACCACTAAGCTATATGAAGTGAATGCCATTTAATATTTCCAAGTccaataaattttaattaataactACCCATGTCTTTTATGGTCTTCATCCCCTGCCTAGAAACTTTAAATAACACTGACTCATCTCCTTATTGTTAGTTATGATAGAGTTCCTCGAGGCAGATTAATCAATACATATATTGGTTAATTAAAGGCATAAATGTGATTAGTTACTGGTGTCAGAATAACAAGCAGTAACACAAGTGAATCTTTGGTCATGATAGGGTTGATCCAAGGGCCACATTCCAATCCTTACCATAGCCAAGAAAATCACCATTATTTATATCCAAATTCTCCAATGATGCATGAATattgtaaaaatatttatatataatcatgttTGTCCTCAATTCTTCAAGAACTAGTTCTCTCATGATTCTTTCTGACATGTTGGCAGGCACTGGAAGGTTATTTTTCATTCTAGCATGGTTGGATAATCAAAATGTGGTGcaagaaatatttttgaaaaaatgattaaaaaataaataaatagcagATAATCACCTTAAGAAGTCTATTAGGCTTCATGATTGGAAGGCCCAACTCATATAATTTTTTAGATCCCCAGTTCTCGAACCAATGAAGCCCTACACATTCTGCCAACATGTGAACCACGGCAGACTGTGTAATGACATTTTCAATCTTCCCTTCACCAAGATCAACTACAGGAAGGCTCTTCATTCTATACTTCGATAGCAGTAGCAACATGGTTAGGAAAGAGTCAGAATTCTGCAAGGCGAGAAATGGGGCCCAGCGAAAGGACCCTGCAATATCTTCAACCTATGGAGACGTCAAGTATTATATCAACATTAGACAAACATAAGACAAAACACGTTTATCAAGAATCAAGCAAACACAACCTTTGTATTTTTGTAAAATTCTGATGATGTGAGAGTTTCAAAGAAGCAACCGCCCATTGAGGCAGCAGCTTCCGGGTTTGAATTTGCAATTTCAAACTGCAAAACAAATAATACAAAAGGTTAGAACCCTAtcgggtttcaaaatattttgttACTGTAACTAGAATGTGTTGAGCAAAAAAGTTCTCTTGAACTAAATGTGCTAATGCAATTGTGTTATAAATAACCATATTCTAGCAAGTTCAAACAACAAGCACCAGTGCAGCATCAAGAAACTCATTGAGCACACTTAATGTCAGGTATAAAGGAAGGACCATTTGCAAATTAACTGTAAGGGAATCGCTTGAAAAATTGTCTCACAACAACAACAAGCTATGATGTCCCAATTACTCGAGTTTGGCAGTTCTGTAGCAGATTAGTAAGCATAAAACCATTGAGAAAAAGAGATGGCAAAATACCTGCATAACAAGTTAAATTACACTTATAAAGCTGTTGGATTTATAAGTGTAATTCTTTATTGGCTCAAAAAGCATAGTATCAAGGAGTAGGTAGGTTAAATGTTGAGGAGAAAACCTCAGTTGGTGGAAACTTGATTTGTTTCTTTAAGCACCTGGAAGTCCCAAGGCTCTGACAAGTTTGAAGATGGGATGATTCACAAATTTTCCAACTATACTAGGAGCTGACTTATATCAGAGTATATGACACAATTCTGCAAGAATCACACTTAGTGATATATTTTCTTATATCAAGACAAGACGATGTCATGGAATTATATGGAAGAATTACATAACCTGGTGGCTGGTAGAGGCAGACAGGTGATCAGTGATGAACAAACAACAGTGGTACGAGGCAGAAGGAGCCATAGACTGTGCCTTTAAAAAACCTATACTGTAAGATTGACTGTCTGAGAAAGGGATGGTCCGCAACCCAGTTTATGCCCGAACCAGTATACAATGGCCAGCACAAATCAATCAAGGCAAAATGGCAAACCTTTAGATTCATTTATGTCCTTGTTGTTTGGATAGACGAAGCTGGAGCACTTAATTCCCTCTTAGTATTCCCACGATGGCAATAATGATTATCAGCAGTATTTGATGTGCAATAATAGTTTTCAATATTGAGATAGTATACTGTTGTTCCTCAACTCATGTCTTTCTGTCTTTTTCTATACTTAGTCAAGTCCTATTGAATCAACAAacatgcattgtgatatcttatgACTACTATTTATGTTTTTACAGTATGTTGATAATTTGTGATATTTAGGTATCTAGTATGCCTCTGTTTTGGACAAAACCACGCACCATATATGTTTTATTGATTTTACAGTTAACTTCAGCATCAATTATgttgttttattatatttttaatttttagtttTTGTAATTTTCTGAATTATATTAGTGTTTTATTGATTTTACAGTTATCTTCAGCATCAGTTATGTTGTTTTattaacttttatttttttaaatttttttctgaaTTCTATTAGTTTCCTATTTCTATTTTCAATTCAGTTTTTGTTGAAACATCAATATGCCAATCTATCACTCACACCaacccaattccactaaatgattAACCCAAATCTAAATAATGATCTTTTAAGCCCTAAATCTGGATAACTATAAATACTAAGGcatttattatgataatttctcttctctctctcctgAGAGGGCAGGTGTGCCTAATGATGACCTGACGTAGAAACTTGAACTTAATATGGCCAAACTATAATTTAGAAGAGTTGAGGGAATTTTTTAAGAGAAACGTTACCTGTTCCCACCTGTCTATCTCAATTCTTTATCTATTGAGAAAAGTGCCAAGGCCTACTTTATCCTTGAGATAAAAAATATGTTTGCATACCATAACATAACTTAATAAATAAGGAAGCAGACAAGTATGCCTCTGAATATTTAAAGGCTAAATGTTGGTGAAGTTTCATATTCAATCATTAGCCACAATACTCAATGAACTAATTCTCATTAGTAGCACTACTTGGACTATAGGCACTGATTTCTTAAGGAGTTTAAAGAATTTACTCAAAATTCCAGAATAGGAGATAAATTTCAGTACTATTCCTCaacaattaatattatttttttatcaaatagtAAGATTGATATAACAAAATGATGCTCTAAAtagcaattttttttaatttttaatataaaagcttgttttctctttagaccaaaaaaagaaaattgaggATTACATTCCAACTAAGTGAGAAGTTTGCACAAAAGAATTTTGGTATTTCAGTATGACCAATAAAGACAGCAGAAAGAAGAGCACTTTATTCAAACCTGATGTAGAAGCCATACAGCAATTCCAGGAAACTCTACAATGCCAATGTACTTATCTATCCAGCTAGCATCTTCCGGTGCATTCACATTCCTGACAGGTGCGCTTAATATCTTGTGTTTGGATAAAGTTTCAACAGCATCAGCTAGACTTGCATCTGAAGGTATATCAATTACTGAAAAGAAAAACCTCCAAGGAAATCAAAATCAATGTTATCCTAACCATCTAATTCCGGACTTGCGCTTAAACCATAACATGCTAGATGATCAATGCTACTTAACATGATGGGTTTTTTCATCAAATGACCAGAAAATTTAGTAAGGCCACTACATCTCTTAACAAGATTTCACATATCAGATGCAAGTAAATTAAGATCTACTGTAAAAAAGATGAAGACAAGTTCCTTTAGCAGAAGTGCCTAATGATATGAAATAtgattttggtagaaaagctTCAAAATATTGCTGTCTCATCTTATTCATTTGCAAGAGATGCAAGAGAACCAGAACAGAGAAGAATTGCATGAATCTTCTCTCACCATTGAGTTCCATGTAGCACATTTTACCTAATTAAATTCGAGCAATTAAATTTGCTTTTATTCTTTTTAGTAAAGTCTTATCAGatcttcctctatctctccttATATCACTAATCCTAATCAACTCAATGAATCTAACGAGTTTCTATAATTCTCCTTTGAACATGTTCATATCATCTTACATGATTTTTCCTCAATTTATCTTGTATCAAGGCTGTACGCCTGTACCTACTTGTTTGTCAATGAGAACATTTCTAATTCTACATTATTTTGGTAACTTTACAATTTATGGCAATATTCACATCTTGATGACATTAGCTTGTACATGTTGTTTGATTCATAATTGACTATAATATAATTCAGATCAAGAGATCTGAAGTTGGATTCAGTTAGTAGTAATCATGCAACTACTTGAATAAAACTTACTTTCGCTTCATCTTCTGGAATTAATTATTATATCATTTATTAGTTAAAAAAATatggcaatgatttaaacttaatttatgtaaaagtcttttAAGATCAATAGAGGCAATTATTATATACTATTTCACAATTATCATATTTACTAAAGCCACCATAATAATTTAACAAACTCCGAAACTTCCAAGTCCATCATAAGCCTATTATAAAGAGTAATTAACAGCTACAGGATGGCCCATGTTCCATTGTAACAAGCTATAACAATTATAATGGGCAATAAaaatagtagaacttggtgttaaACACATATATCACCATCTATTTCATGAACACTTGCGAACTTGAAGGAAAATGATTGAACAAAGTGAAATCTGTTAGATATACGAACATGGAAGTAAATAACGAACTTCTGTCAAGAATTCTCCTTTGTTAGAAGTCCCAAACAACTTTCAACAAGTTCAATAGGGTCCTAGCCACCTCCCCAAGTAACTGTTAATGTTACGACCAAGACCATCTAGCCTCACAACCAATTGACTTTACCAGATTAATAATCCAATACAGCGAAGTTATGCATACATGGGTCAAGAATAGGAAAACAATAACTCCTGATCAAGAGGTTCCAGTTATGCCAAACTTCTGGACACACAAGGATGTATCAGCTCCTCTCACCAATCGCATCAAATTCCCCAATCACACATCGATCAGTAATCTAGAACGTCAGAACAAGTTCAGAAATCACACAGAACTTCAAACACATCCAGGAAAGTTCCGCCCATCTGCGTATTAATAACTGCCACCCTTTGTAATCAAATATATGGGTCAAACGCCTGCATCCTAAGCCCTCCTACTCTAAGGAGGCATTTTGATTGCCCTCATCAACTAAATCGACCCAGAAATCCAGCATTCTTAGCCAATCTGACGCTTAACTGCAAATTATTGGCACCAAATCAAGCTTGTTAACTAAGAGAAGAAAAACGAATAAGAACGATCGAAAGAGCTGCTGTGGAAACTAAAGAATTAGGACTAGGATAAGACAAGAAGCGAAGATGGAAGAAGGGGGACAAGAAAGGGACCTTGGGAAGGCGGGGCGGCGGGGAAGGAGGAGACGGGGAGGTCCTCGAAACAAGAGTTGAGCTTCTGGGAGGGACTGAGCTGCGGCTGCTGTACGTCCCATAGATCCTCCAGTCGGTGCCCGATTTCCGCCTCCGGGGTTCGCGGTGATCTCCCCACCGGGCTCTCCATGCCTCCATCCATGGCTCTCGCGCGTCGATCGCGGACAGATACAGAGAACCAACCGGCAGCGTCCTGGCCGGCGATCGCGACGCTCTTATCCGACATCGACCAAGACAACAATAATTTTCGTACCCATGCACCTATCACCCGTTGGATGTACCTGATAATGGACCCCAGCGATGGACACACGGGCTGGGCCCTCCCTGCACGGGACAGATTCTCGATCGGAGGCAACTGTTTCTGCCCACTTCGAACGGTAGTTCGGCGAGCAAAACCTTTACatcataataataacaataatttctcTATGATTAATTTTGATCGTCAATtacatattaattttaaaaataataataaatagtgaAAAATATAactatcagagccaggtttcgatcctgggacctgtgggttatgggcccaccacgcttccgctgcgccactctgatggtTGTGATTGTTAACCAAATTTAATATCTaaatataagatatttataaaatgGGATTCATTTTCACGCCAACTATTGGATCAAATCATGAATCGGGTCAACCCGAAGACTATCCATTCGAAACCTACTTTGCTTGACTAATATACGTACGTAGGTCAACCGATCCCAGGACTGCGGATCGCTGTTTGCTTCACGTCGTCTGCTTCTCATGCACGTAAGCCTCCCCCCTTGTCTCCCTCCCCAAGCAATATGCATGCACGTGCCATCACGCAGCTCTCGAAGAAGCAAGCAGGCGAAGTCCGTCAAGCAACATCCAAATCTGAGACCGAGACAGCTTCTCCCTCCACTTGATTCCCACATCTCCCCATGCATACTACTGCTGCTACGTCAAGCAACTGCACCGCTCAAAGCTTCAGCAACTCTACGAGTTAATTCGGCCACGAATGTCTTATGAATCACAGCGATCACTAAATTGCTATTCACCGAAACGTCAACAGTAGAAAATTGTCCACTTGCGTTCGACTTCCAACGCTTTCGGTCCGTCCCATCTGCCACCTTTCGAGAACAAACAAATCGACCAATTAAGTCCCGGCCATTCTCCCTGAGATGTCCACACGTGTGTCTCGGCACGGCACGTGTGGCGACGCAGGGAGGACACCCCAACCTGACTCGACGACGCCGGCGTTCTTCTTCACAGGAAGCGAACACGAGAGCAAAAGGCCAGACGGACAATAATACTGACGTGAGTGCATCCAACGCTCAGGATTCTTCATAGCGCTCATCGCTTACGTAGAACGCCAGTCCTTGACGTCCTTCAAGTATGGGTGCAGCTGCCTTGTCCAGTTGGGATATGGCAAGAGTGCGTCAAAGTTCGAAATGGTTTGATCATCTTCTCTACCCTCCGGTAAATTATGGAGAGAGGAGAGCACTTTATTCTGGCCAGCCGCAGAGTACCGCAAGCTTAACCCCAACGCAAAGGTGACTTAATCTGGTCCACCGCGTGTGACCATAAAAAGGTTGGTGACGGGAAACATTACACGAAGCATCATCATCAATAATACCAAAACAAAAGCTGCTTCTCGAGTCACGCACGCACGCGTCCTTCTCTCGACACGCATATTTTATGTGTGCATTCATACCAAACCACCTCCCATTAAACTTTAATTGGATATGATCGATATTGcattatgttatttttttctctttttactaAAGAATTAtgtattttgaaaattattattattattttgatttggCCTAATGTACAAAAACGGAGAGGAAAACAGTAACGAGAGACCCAACAAAAAAAGACCGGACCTTTGAAGCGCCGGATGGCACTCAATCCATCACGACCGCCTCCCCAGCACCGCCAGCGTCAAGCCACCGCTCCGTGGGAGCGCACTCCGCCTTGTGCGCCAGCTTCCAGTGGAGCGCCTGGCACGCCCTGGAGCAGTAGTTGACCGCGCCGCATACGGAGCAGCGGCGGAACTCCTGCCGTCGCGTCTCCGGTCGGCCGCATCCGCGGTGGGAACAGAGCCTCAG from Musa acuminata AAA Group cultivar baxijiao chromosome BXJ1-3, Cavendish_Baxijiao_AAA, whole genome shotgun sequence encodes the following:
- the LOC103979360 gene encoding SNF1-related protein kinase regulatory subunit gamma-1, whose amino-acid sequence is MSDKSVAIAGQDAAGWFSVSVRDRRARAMDGGMESPVGRSPRTPEAEIGHRLEDLWDVQQPQLSPSQKLNSCFEDLPVSSFPAAPPSQVIDIPSDASLADAVETLSKHKILSAPVRNVNAPEDASWIDKYIGIVEFPGIAVWLLHQFEIANSNPEAAASMGGCFFETLTSSEFYKNTKVEDIAGSFRWAPFLALQNSDSFLTMLLLLSKYRMKSLPVVDLGEGKIENVITQSAVVHMLAECVGLHWFENWGSKKLYELGLPIMKPNRLLKVNEEEPVLKAFKLMRKKGIGGLPVVNESGERAIGNISIRDVQYLLTAPEIYKDYRSITVKNFLTAVRSYLEEHHEASPMLRDLVTCKRDDTLEDIILRLDHEKIHRIYVVDEEENLQGVITLRDIISKLVHEPHGYFGDFFYGVVPLPESSRV